CGAAAACCTGCATGACAAAGCGCGACCGCTATAGGTTCAGGAGGTGAGTGTGAGTAATCATCCAAAAGGCCCGGGTTCGGGTGAGCATGCGAGCGGTGAGGATGAATTGGGGTTTGATCCGGATTCGCCTGATGTGTCGGACCCGCAGGTTGATCCTGTTGGGCCGGCGATTGCGCCGTTGGATAAGGACAAGTCACGGGGGAAAAAGGTGGATTATGACCCGTTGGGGGATCTTAAGAAGCCTGAGTGATGTTGAGTGTACATATCCATTGCTGCGGTAACGGCGGCTTAGGGTTCCGCCCTGAAGATCAAGATCAAAATCAAGATCAAGATCTACAGCACGGCGGCCTGAAAGCCGACCTGAGGGGTTGAAGCAAGAGCCAGATCAAGTGCAAGGCAAAAGCCTATCCACCTGATGCAACCCGGACTAAATGTGGGAGCGGGCTTGCTCGCGAATGCGGTGTGTCAGTCAATCCATCTGTCACTGACACACCGCATTCGCGAGCAAGCCCGCTCCCACAGGTGACCGCATCCAACCTTGATGGTGAGGTTGGCAGTTGCTGTTGCTGTTGCTCCGGCCCTTACATCCTTTTCGCTGGCGAAGTCAGCGGTCTTTTGATCTGCGCTTGTGATCGTGATCTTGATCTGAAATCGCCCCCCCAAATCACTGGCGGATTGCGGGCATGCCGAGCCACAGCGAGGCACCGAGTGTTGGGGCACAGACCTTTTGGTTACTTTTGGCTGGGCCGGCATTCCGGGCGTTTGCCAAAAGTGACCCGCCGTCAGGGCGGAACCCTAGGCCGCCGTTACCTAAATAACGGATATGCACACCACCACCAATACCCTCACAAACCAAACCCCGCAATAGCGGGGCTTGATCACATCCAGGCGAAACTCACTTGGGCGGCACCCAGGTAACCTCGCTGATCCCGAACTTCTCCGCCCAGGGCCGGGTGGTTTTCTTGACCTGCTCATGACCCACGCGCCCGATGCGGCTGACATGCGCAATGTCAGCATCGACCGCCGCCCAGTGCCACGCTTCAGCGTTATTCATCACTTCGGCGCGTACCACAAAGGACTTCGGTTGACCGTGCAGTTGATAGTGAATGGTGTAGATTTTTGCGGTACTCATGTTGCCTCCCTGTCTTGTTATAGATGGATAGGCGGGCGTTCAAAAAGGTTCACTCAAAATGACAAGCCGTACCCCGGCGCGGCATAGTGACGCACTCGTCACGCGCCCAAGGATCGCGCCATGTCCCGATTGACTCACAGCCAGCTCTACCTGCAGCGTCTGGGCTACGACTCTGCCCCGCCACCCACGCTCAAAACCTTGCAGGACCTGCAATTGCGGCACGTCTGCACCTTCGCCTTCGAGAGCCTGTCGACCTTGCTGCATGCTCCGGTGCCGATCGACCTGCCCAGCATCGAGCAAAAGGTCCTGCTGGACGGGCGCGGTGGTTACTGTTTCGAGCTTAACTACCTGTTCCTGGCACTGTTGCAGGAACTGGGCTTCGACGCTCGCGGGCTTACCGGCTGGGTGGTGATGGGCGGGCCGCCTGATGCGCGCACCGGGCGCACCCATCGCCTGAGCCTGGTGACCCTGGACGGCGTGCGTTATGTCACCGACGTCGGCTTCGGCGGCATGGTGCCCAGCAGCCCGTTGCAGTTGGACACCGAGGCGCCCCAGGCCACCGCCCATGAGCCTTATCGCCTGACCTTCAACGGCGCCGATTACACCTTGTGGGCGCAGGTGGGCGAGGAGTGGCGTGGCTTGTATGTGTTCGACCTGCAAGTGCAGGCCGATATCGACTACACCATCGGCAATTGGTACGTGTCGACACACCCGGCCTCTGTCTTTGTCGGGCAACTGAAGGCGGCGCTGTTGGCGCCGGGTAAACGCCATACCTTGGCCAACGCCCACTATGCGGTTCACTGTCTTGACCGACCCAGCGAAAAACGCGCAGTCGAAACTACTGATGAGCTGCTGACACTGCTTCAAGACACGTTCGGCATTCGTTTGCCGGCGCACCCGCAACTTCGCGAAACACTTGATGGCTTAATAATGGCAAACTCCAAGGAGTCTTGAGCTAGAGCCTTCGCTGAACCGTTTTACCTTCATGTCAATGCAAATTAATTCGAACCTTTGGCGAAAGCCGAGGTTCGAACCGGTTCCTGAATAATTTGCTCACCAGACAAGGAGATTTAAAACGATGTCTAAGCTATTCGGAAAAATCCTCAAGGGTTCCTCGCTGCTGGCGCTGGTCACCGCGCCGGCTGTGGTGTTCGCCGCAGCACCGACTGGCCCGATTTCCGTCCTGGGCCTGCAGGGCAGCTATAACGACTTCAAACTCGAAGGTGGCAGCGAAAGCGACAAGGACCACATGCCCGAAGCCGGCCTGTTCTACAACTTCGGCAACAAGCTTACCGCCGAGTCCGGCTTTATTTACCAAGCCGGTATCGAAGCCAAATACGGCGAAAAAAGCAGCAATAAACTCAAGGAAGGCCAGGCTGACCTCGACCTTGGCTGGCGTGCCGCGCTGGACGCGCGCAACTTCGTCGACGTGATCGTAGGCGGTGGCTACAGCTGGACCCGCTACGAGCCGGACACCAATGATTACGACGTCAAGCTCACCAACAAATCGCCGTTCGCCAAGGCTGCGCTGGGTTACAACCACCAGTTCGATGACATGACCCTGCGTGTCGAAGCCGGTGCCCGCCGCACCATTGATGGCCGGGCCAAGCTCAAGGTCGATGGCGTGGGCAGCGACACGGTGGACCTCAAGGACCGCACCAACCCATACGCCGAAGTCAGCCTGCTGATGAACCAGAAAGGTGACTTGCCGGTGATGGCGGGCCTGTATTACACCCGCACCGAATACAAGCTCGACGATGACTCCTATGTCGCCGACAACACCAAGCTCAAGCGCGACGAGTACGGTTTTAAAGTCGGTATCGCGTTCTAAGCGCAAGCCTGAATGCGGGGCGGCCAACGCCCCGCATTCGACTGTCCGCCCAAGCCCCCTTTGTGTCCCCCAAAACCCTCAACGCCCTGCCTTCGCTGCCTTAGTGTGCAAACAGCTTCCACGGCACAATAAGAGAGGGTGGCCATGCCCCGTACCGCTTTACTGTTGCTCGTACTCAGCCTGCTGACGGCTTGTGACGACACGCCCAAACCTCCCCCCGAACGCACGGCTGCCACCACAACCATGCCCGCCGACCCGGCGCTGGCGCAGGTCTACGACACCAGCTGCAAGCTGTGCCACGCCAACCCGGCCGCCGGCGCACCGTTGGCGGGCGACAAGGCCGCCTGGAGCCCACGTGTTGCCCAGGGCGCCGACACGCTGCTGGATCACAGTATCAACGGCTACAACGGCATGCCGCCGATGGGGCTGTGCATGCAGTGTTCCGAAGAGCAGTTCCTGGCGCTGATCAGCTTTATGGCCGGTGTTCAACTCCAATAATAAAAAGAGGTGGTGGATGGCGCTTTCACGGCGGCAACTGTTGCAACGCTCGGCGGTGGCCGGGGCATTCCTGGCCCTGTCGAGTAACCCGGTGTTGGCTCAACTGGCCCGCGCACCACGGCTGATCCCGTGGCGCAACTGGTCGGGCGCGCAGACCTGCCTGCCGCTGGCGCGCCTGGCACCCAAAGACCTGGATGAATTGGTGCAGGTGATTCGCCAGGCGCCGAGCACTATTCGGCCCGTAGGCTCGGCGCATTCCTTCAGCGCCCTGGTGCCCACCGACGCAACCTTGTTGTCGCTGAGCTACTTCAATGGGCTGTTGGAACATGACCTCGCAACTTTGCAAGCGACCTTTGCCGCCGGCACGCCGATGTCGCGCATGGGGCCGGCGCTCAAGGCCGTCGGCCAGGCGCTGCCGAACATGGCGGATATCGACTACCAGACCCTGGCCGGGGCGATTGCCACCTCCACCCATGGCACCGGCGTGGGCTTTACCTCGTATTCCGGTTGCGTCACCGGCCTGCAACTGGTCACCGCCCAAGGCGACGTGCTGGACTGCGACGCGCAACACCATCCCGAGGTGTTCAGCGCCGCGCGCGTGTCCCTCGGCGCGCTGGGCGTGGCCACCCGGATCCGCTCGCAGAACCGCGCACCGTACCGGCTGCGCGAACGTCAGTGGATCGCCAAGACCGAAGAGTTGCTGGAGGATGTGCCGAAGAACACCCGCGAAAACCAGCACTGGGAAATGCTCGTGGTCACCCATTCCGACTACGCGCTGTCCATCGCCCTCAACGAAACTGATGACCCCGAAACACCTCCCGTCGACCCGGCGGAGGCGGGCGGCAATGAGTTTGTGTCGATCATCGAAAAGCTCGACAAGTATGGCAGTGATTTTCCGGGCACCCGCCGCACCTTGCTCAACAGCCTGCGCTTTTTCGCCAGCTTTGAAGATCGCGTGGCCGAGTCGTTCCAGGTCTATGCCAATGTGCGCAACGTGCGTTTCAACGAGATGGAATACTCGGTGCCCGCCGAGCACGGCCCGGCGTGCCTGCGAGAAATTCTCAAGCTGATCACCGACAAGGACCTGCGCACCTGGTTTCCCATCGAGTACCGCTACGTCAAGGCCGATGACATTCCCTTGAGCATGTTCGAGGGCCGCGACAGCTGTTCGATCTCGGTCCATCAACATTACGCCATGGACCATCACAACTTCTTTGCCGCCGTGGAGCCGATTTTCTGGAAGTACGCCGGCCGCCCGCACTGGGGCAAATTGCACACCCTCAACGCGCGCACCTTGCAGCCGCTGTACCCGCGCTGGGACGAATTCACCCGCGTGCGCCGCGAGCTGGACCCGAGCGGCAAATTCCTCAATGCGCACCTGTCATCGATCCTGGGAGTGGCCTGATGAAACGCCGACATTTTGTGCTGGGCGCCGCAGTCGTGGCAGTGGCGGGTGGCTGGATGCTGCGGCCAAGTGATCGCGGCGGCCCCTACAGCGAGTATTTCCGCAGCCTTAATGATGAACTCAAAGCCCATGGGCCGATGCGCCCGGTGATGCTGATCGACCTGGACCGCCTGGATCACAATATCGACGTGGTGATGCAGTCGGTTCAGCGTGGCGGCAAGCATCTGCGCCTGGTGGAGAAGTCGCTGCCGTCGCCGGGGTTGCTGGCGTATATCGCCAAGCGGGCGGGCACTGCGCGGTTGATGTCGTTTCATCAGCCGTTTTTGAATCACGATGCGCAGGTGTTTCCCGAGGCCGATATCCTGATGGGCAAACCGTTGCCGGTGCGCTCGGCCGAGCTGTTTTATCAAACCCATAAAGGCCCGTTCGACCCGGCCAGGCAATTGCAGTGGCTGCTGGACACGCCTGAACGGTTGCAGCACTACCTGACGTTGGCGCAAGGCTTGGGTACGCGGTTGCGGGTGAATATCGAGCTGGACGTGGGGCTGCATCGCGGCGGTATCAGCGATAACGCGGTGCTGGCGCAGATGCTCACGCTGATCAGCGCCAACCCGCAACACTTGGAGTTTGCCGGGTTTATGGGCTACGACCCGTTTGTGGGCATGGGCGTGCCGGGCATTCTCGGTACGCCACAGGCGCTGTTTGAGCAGGTGATGCAGCGCTACAACGCCCATGTTGATTTCACCCGTCAGCAGTTTGCCGGGTTATGGCGTGAGGGGCTGACGCTCAATACTGCGGGCAGCCCCAGTTACCGTATTCATGAGCAGGAACAGTTGAGTACGGAGGTGTCGGTGGGCACGGCGTTGCTCAAGCCGACGCATTACGATTTGCCGTCGTTGAGTGAGCATGTGCCCGCTGCGTTTATTGCTACGCCGGTATTGAAACGCACCGGACCGGTGGAAATTCCGGCGCTGGATGGCAAGTCGCGGGTGTTTTCGTGGTGGGATGCGAACCAGCGCGAGACGTTCTTTATTTATGGCGGTAACTGGATGGCGCAATTCGAGTCGCCGCAGGGGCTGCAAAGCAATGAGCTGTTTGGGCGCAGTTCTAACCAGGAGATGGTCAACGGCTCGCCTGCGGTGCAACTGAACATTGATGATCAGGTATTTTTGCGCCCGACCCAGAGTGAGTTTGTGTTGTTGCAGTTTGGGGATTTGCTGGCGGTGCGTGGCGGTAAAATCGTCGAGACCTGGCCGGTTTATTCCTGAAAAAAAGGGGGCTTATGTGGGAGCCAGTTCCCACATAAGCCAGTGCTGCTCCTACTTCAAATCGGGCTTACAGGGCAAAGGGAATGGTCAGCTTGGCCCACAACATATCGCCTTCCGGCCGGTTCTTCACATCAAACTCCTTGGCCCAGCGCACCTCGGCGCTGGCGTATTTCAAGAAGGTGAAATACACCGCCGGGCCAATCGCGAACACTTGCCCCTTCACGCCGTCATTCACTTCATCGCCATAGATATTCACCACCGTGCGCCCGTACTGCTTATCGTCGGTGGTCTGTTTCAGGTAATAACCGTTGATACCCAGGCTCAGGTTGTCGGTCACCTTGTAGCTGGCCGAGTAGTCGAAGTGGAAGATCTGGCCGGAGCGGTAGTCGGTATCGTGGTTTTCTTCGTTGAAGCTGTAGGTGGTCTTGATCGACAGTTCGGTACGCTCGTTGGGCATCCAGGTCGCAGAGACCAGCGGCTTGTAGGTGTAGAAGTTGTTGCTGGTGTTGGCCAGGCGGGTGGCGTCGTATTCTCCGGTGGGCAGGGTGATTTCCACGGCGGCGGCCAGGGTCAGGTTTTTGCCCATGTCCCACAGGATGATCGGCGCCACAGTGGTGTCGCCCATGCTTTCGCGGGTGTCGGACATACCGAACAGCGCCACCTGTTGCTTGATATACGGCTGGGCGATGTAGCCGCCCAGGCGCCCGCCGAACACACGCACGGGGCTCAGGTAATCCAGGCGCGGGATGATCGCGTCGGACTTGATCCGCACTTCTGAGACCTTGCCGCCGAGGGAGCTGATGTCCAGTTTGCGTGCCTGGTAGTGGTTGTAATACAGGTTGAACGCGAACATATGGTCGGGCAGGTTGTTCACGTCCAGCGGCAGGATGTAGAAACCATCGGTGCCGGGGCCGATGTTGTCGACGCCGCCTTCGGTAGCCATGGCTGGCAGGCTGAGCAGGCTCAACAACGCCAGTTGCAGGGGGGGAAGTGCTCGGGTGGGGTTCATGTCTGGCCTCATTATTATTGTTAGGGCACCGCTGACGTTAGAAATAAGCCCTCAGCGCGCGACGTGGCAGGGTTTTGGCGGCCAGATAAGGGGACTTTGCCGGACAGGTTTCACTCAGGGTGCAGCGGCTCTTGCAAGCGCCTATGATTAACAGGATGTTTCTAAAACAAGAACTGAAGTACTCAGTCAGGAACCCGTGAGCCATGCAAAGGAAAGCCGTTGACCCGCAATTTGAATTGGCGCTGGTGTCGCCGTTCCTGTTGCAAACCCTTGCGCACGTGGTAGCGCAAAAGGGCGCGAATGCCCAAGCCTTATGCCGGGGCCTGGGGTTTACCCTGGCCGACCTGGATGACCCGGCCCAGCGCATTTCCTATCGCCAGGCCGTGGCAATGATCCAGCGCGCACTCAAGGTGCTGCCCGATCAGGGGCTGGGCCTGTGGGTGGGGCATCAGAACGTGCTGGGCACCCTCGGTCTGCTCGGCCATGTGATCTCCCTGTGCAAGACCCTGCGCGATGCATTTGCCATTGGCGAACGCCATCAACACACCTCCGGCGGCATCGCCACCACGCGTACCCATGAGACCCTGGAAGAAGTCCACGTTGACGTTGAATGCTTGCTGCCGTTTGCCGAGGTGCAGGTGTTTGCGGCCGAAGAGTTCTTCGCCAGCCTGATGGTGTATGGCCGCACCTTGGTGGGGGAGGCGTTTATGCCACTGCGCATGGAGTTCGTACACGCTGCACCGCCTTACGAGGCGGAATACCAACGCCTGTTTGGCGCGGATGTGCGCTTTGGCTGCCTGCACAATCGCATGGTGCTGGCCCCGCATTGGCTGGATAAACGCCTGCCTAACCACCACGCCCTGGCGTTGCGCCAGGCCTTGGAGTTGCTGGAGTTGGAAAGCGCGCAGTTGCACCAGAAGATGGACCTGATCCAGGCCGTTGAGCGCGCTATTTCGCGGGATCTGCACGGCAGCCAGCTGGAGAAGGTCGCCGGTGACTTGAACATGAGTGGGCGCACCCTGCGCAGACGCTTGACCGAACACGGGCTGACCTTCGAAGCCTTGCTGGAACAGGTTAGACGCGCCCGCACTATGGGCCTGCTGGGCAATCCGGGTTTATCGATTGAGCGCATTACCGAGGAAGTCGGCTACAGCGATGTGCGCAGTTTTCGGCGCGCGTTCAAGCGCTGGACCGGGGTGAGCCCCAGTGCCTTTCGCGGCGAGGGAGGAGGGGCCTAGCCCCCGGGGGAGCCGATAAGCCTGTATGAAGAAGCCCCGAACCTGTCGGGGCTTTGTCCATCAACCCAAGGCCGCGAGCTGCGCCACGGTTTCCGGAAAACGTGCCACCAGCCGAATCAAGGTGGTGGCCTGGGCATTGGGCTTGGCCCGCCCTTGTTCCCAGTTTTCCAGGGTGCGTATATTGGTGCGCAGGTACATGGCGAACACCGAGCGCGAAAGATTGAGCTGTTGGCGCACGGCGACCACTTCTTCGGCGCTCAGGGGGGCCAGGTTGTTGAGATGGACCTTGTGGGTCCGCAGGGTGACTTTGCCTTGGCGTTCTTCGGCCAGGGCGTCGAAGCCTTCGACCAGTTCGGAAAAGATTTCACGTTTCATCATGTGTTCTCGCTTTGATTTCCCTGTCCAGCATGTGTTTTAGGGCTTTCTTGTGGTTGGGGGTAAGGTCGTCGTCCTGTTCGTGTTTGCCGTACAGGGTGAACAACCAGAATTGCGTGCCGCCCGACCACCAGTAGTAAATGACCCGCAAGCCCCCGCGTTTGCCTTTGTTGCGTCGCTCATCGACGAAACGTACCTTACGCAACCCGCCGGTTCCCTCGATCACGTCGCCCGCTTGCGGGTTCTTCATCAACTCCTGTTGAAAGCCCTGGAATAGCTCGTCACTCAGATAGTCCCTGCGATGCCGTTCAAAGGCCGGCAACTCGATAAATAGAGCATCCATGTTCTGTACGTAGCCTGCGTATAGTGTGGTGGCCCACGCGCCTTGGGTCAAGTGACCGGGCTGTGGGAACTTTCCTAAAACGCAACCACCATAAGGCCGCCTTCAGCGAGTAGATGCCAGACGAATAGGTAGTAGATGAAGGAAATTTCTACAGTATGAGCAGGCGAAAGAATTGATCCTCAGAAACGCAAAACGGCGCCCGAAGGCGCCGTTTTGTTTACTGCTTCAATCTAAGCGATCAAACGCCCAGCACCGCGTGCTGCACCAGGGTGAGCAACGGTTGTGGGTATACGCCCAGGAAGAACGCGAGCAGGGCGATGGCCAGCAGCATCACGCCGCCTGCCTTCTGTTCCCAGTGCAGCTCGGCGTCCACGCGGCGCAGGTTTGGCTCGATCAGGTACAGGGTGACCATCACACGCAGGTAGTAGAACACGCCGATGGCGCTGCCCAGTACCAACGAGGCAACCAGCCACCATTCGTGGGCTTCAACACCGGTAGCCACGATGTAGAACTTGCCGATAAAGCCTGCGGTCAGCGGGATACCGGCCAGGGACAGCATCATCACGGTGAGCACGGCGGTCAGGTACGGACGGCGCCAGAACAAGCCGCGATACTCGTACAGGGCGTCGGCGTCACGGCCTTTGAACGGCGAAGACATCAGCGTGATCACGCCGAATGCGCCGAGGCTGGTGATCACGTAGGTAACCAGGTACACGCCCATGGCTTCCACGGCCAGGCCTTTGCTCGCCACCAGCGCGATCAGCAGGTAGCCGAAGTGCGCGATGGAGGAGTAACCGAGCAGACGCTTGAGGTTGTTCTGGGTCAGCGCCAGCAAGTTACCGAACAGGATCGACGCAATGGCGATCACGGTCAGCACGGTGCTCAGCACGCCGGTGTTGGCCGCAGGCGAGATCTGGAACAAACGCACCATCACCGCAAACACCGCAACCTTCGACGCCGTGGCCAAAAACGCGGCCACTGGCGCCGGGGCGCCTTCGTACACGTCCGGGGTCCACAGGTGGAACGGCACCAGGGACAGCTTGAACGCCAGGCCGATCAGCATCATCGCGAGGCCCAGTTGGGCTATCGGCGCAGGCATGTTGGTGGCCGCCAGGGCGTGACCGATACCGGTGAAGCTCAGGTTGCCGGCCTCTGCGTAGAGCAGCGCCATACCGAACAACAGGAACGCGGAACCGGCCGCCGACAGCACCATGTACTTGATGCCGGCTTCCAGCGAGCGCTTGTTGAAGAAAGCGTAAGCCACCAGGCCATAGGTCGGGATCGACAGCAGTTCCAGGCCGATGAACAAGCCGGCCAGGTGCTGAGCGCTGACCAGCACGATGCCACCGGCCGCAGCCAGCAGAATCAGCAGGTACAGCTCTTCCTTGTTGCCAGGGTAGCCGGTGCCGCCTTCGCCGAGGTAGGCGTGGGCGAGGGTGACGCAGGCCAGTGTGGCAACCAGGATCAACGCGATGTACAGCAGCGCGAAGTCATCGACCATCATCAGCGGGGTCACGGCCAATGGCGCGACCTTGAGTGCCGGGATGATCGACAGCAGGGCCAGGTTAAGACCGGCACACGACAGCAGGAACGTTTGCGAGTGATTGCGGCGCCAGGCGATTGCCAGCATCACCGCCACAACGGTGAGGCTGGTAATCAGCAGCGGCGCAAGCGCGATAAAGTGTTGGATCGTGAATTCCATAGCGCTCTTACCGGGCCGAAGCGAGTTGAGAGAAGGCGGTGCCGATCCACTGCTGCACGCCATGCATCGTCGCGGCAGAAGTGTCCAGGAACGGTTGCGGGTACACACCGATGTAGATCAGCAGCACCGCAAGGCCGA
The window above is part of the Pseudomonas sp. KBS0710 genome. Proteins encoded here:
- a CDS encoding DUF6021 family protein, which gives rise to MSNHPKGPGSGEHASGEDELGFDPDSPDVSDPQVDPVGPAIAPLDKDKSRGKKVDYDPLGDLKKPE
- a CDS encoding DUF6555 family protein; its protein translation is MSTAKIYTIHYQLHGQPKSFVVRAEVMNNAEAWHWAAVDADIAHVSRIGRVGHEQVKKTTRPWAEKFGISEVTWVPPK
- a CDS encoding arylamine N-acetyltransferase — translated: MSRLTHSQLYLQRLGYDSAPPPTLKTLQDLQLRHVCTFAFESLSTLLHAPVPIDLPSIEQKVLLDGRGGYCFELNYLFLALLQELGFDARGLTGWVVMGGPPDARTGRTHRLSLVTLDGVRYVTDVGFGGMVPSSPLQLDTEAPQATAHEPYRLTFNGADYTLWAQVGEEWRGLYVFDLQVQADIDYTIGNWYVSTHPASVFVGQLKAALLAPGKRHTLANAHYAVHCLDRPSEKRAVETTDELLTLLQDTFGIRLPAHPQLRETLDGLIMANSKES
- a CDS encoding outer membrane beta-barrel protein; the encoded protein is MSKLFGKILKGSSLLALVTAPAVVFAAAPTGPISVLGLQGSYNDFKLEGGSESDKDHMPEAGLFYNFGNKLTAESGFIYQAGIEAKYGEKSSNKLKEGQADLDLGWRAALDARNFVDVIVGGGYSWTRYEPDTNDYDVKLTNKSPFAKAALGYNHQFDDMTLRVEAGARRTIDGRAKLKVDGVGSDTVDLKDRTNPYAEVSLLMNQKGDLPVMAGLYYTRTEYKLDDDSYVADNTKLKRDEYGFKVGIAF
- a CDS encoding cytochrome c5 family protein, whose amino-acid sequence is MPRTALLLLVLSLLTACDDTPKPPPERTAATTTMPADPALAQVYDTSCKLCHANPAAGAPLAGDKAAWSPRVAQGADTLLDHSINGYNGMPPMGLCMQCSEEQFLALISFMAGVQLQ
- a CDS encoding D-arabinono-1,4-lactone oxidase, whose protein sequence is MSSNPVLAQLARAPRLIPWRNWSGAQTCLPLARLAPKDLDELVQVIRQAPSTIRPVGSAHSFSALVPTDATLLSLSYFNGLLEHDLATLQATFAAGTPMSRMGPALKAVGQALPNMADIDYQTLAGAIATSTHGTGVGFTSYSGCVTGLQLVTAQGDVLDCDAQHHPEVFSAARVSLGALGVATRIRSQNRAPYRLRERQWIAKTEELLEDVPKNTRENQHWEMLVVTHSDYALSIALNETDDPETPPVDPAEAGGNEFVSIIEKLDKYGSDFPGTRRTLLNSLRFFASFEDRVAESFQVYANVRNVRFNEMEYSVPAEHGPACLREILKLITDKDLRTWFPIEYRYVKADDIPLSMFEGRDSCSISVHQHYAMDHHNFFAAVEPIFWKYAGRPHWGKLHTLNARTLQPLYPRWDEFTRVRRELDPSGKFLNAHLSSILGVA
- a CDS encoding DSD1 family PLP-dependent enzyme, giving the protein MRPSDRGGPYSEYFRSLNDELKAHGPMRPVMLIDLDRLDHNIDVVMQSVQRGGKHLRLVEKSLPSPGLLAYIAKRAGTARLMSFHQPFLNHDAQVFPEADILMGKPLPVRSAELFYQTHKGPFDPARQLQWLLDTPERLQHYLTLAQGLGTRLRVNIELDVGLHRGGISDNAVLAQMLTLISANPQHLEFAGFMGYDPFVGMGVPGILGTPQALFEQVMQRYNAHVDFTRQQFAGLWREGLTLNTAGSPSYRIHEQEQLSTEVSVGTALLKPTHYDLPSLSEHVPAAFIATPVLKRTGPVEIPALDGKSRVFSWWDANQRETFFIYGGNWMAQFESPQGLQSNELFGRSSNQEMVNGSPAVQLNIDDQVFLRPTQSEFVLLQFGDLLAVRGGKIVETWPVYS
- a CDS encoding transporter gives rise to the protein MNPTRALPPLQLALLSLLSLPAMATEGGVDNIGPGTDGFYILPLDVNNLPDHMFAFNLYYNHYQARKLDISSLGGKVSEVRIKSDAIIPRLDYLSPVRVFGGRLGGYIAQPYIKQQVALFGMSDTRESMGDTTVAPIILWDMGKNLTLAAAVEITLPTGEYDATRLANTSNNFYTYKPLVSATWMPNERTELSIKTTYSFNEENHDTDYRSGQIFHFDYSASYKVTDNLSLGINGYYLKQTTDDKQYGRTVVNIYGDEVNDGVKGQVFAIGPAVYFTFLKYASAEVRWAKEFDVKNRPEGDMLWAKLTIPFAL
- a CDS encoding AraC family transcriptional regulator — its product is MQRKAVDPQFELALVSPFLLQTLAHVVAQKGANAQALCRGLGFTLADLDDPAQRISYRQAVAMIQRALKVLPDQGLGLWVGHQNVLGTLGLLGHVISLCKTLRDAFAIGERHQHTSGGIATTRTHETLEEVHVDVECLLPFAEVQVFAAEEFFASLMVYGRTLVGEAFMPLRMEFVHAAPPYEAEYQRLFGADVRFGCLHNRMVLAPHWLDKRLPNHHALALRQALELLELESAQLHQKMDLIQAVERAISRDLHGSQLEKVAGDLNMSGRTLRRRLTEHGLTFEALLEQVRRARTMGLLGNPGLSIERITEEVGYSDVRSFRRAFKRWTGVSPSAFRGEGGGA
- a CDS encoding DNA-binding transcriptional regulator, coding for MKREIFSELVEGFDALAEERQGKVTLRTHKVHLNNLAPLSAEEVVAVRQQLNLSRSVFAMYLRTNIRTLENWEQGRAKPNAQATTLIRLVARFPETVAQLAALG
- a CDS encoding toxin — translated: MDALFIELPAFERHRRDYLSDELFQGFQQELMKNPQAGDVIEGTGGLRKVRFVDERRNKGKRGGLRVIYYWWSGGTQFWLFTLYGKHEQDDDLTPNHKKALKHMLDREIKARTHDET
- the nuoN gene encoding NADH-quinone oxidoreductase subunit NuoN, which encodes MEFTIQHFIALAPLLITSLTVVAVMLAIAWRRNHSQTFLLSCAGLNLALLSIIPALKVAPLAVTPLMMVDDFALLYIALILVATLACVTLAHAYLGEGGTGYPGNKEELYLLILLAAAGGIVLVSAQHLAGLFIGLELLSIPTYGLVAYAFFNKRSLEAGIKYMVLSAAGSAFLLFGMALLYAEAGNLSFTGIGHALAATNMPAPIAQLGLAMMLIGLAFKLSLVPFHLWTPDVYEGAPAPVAAFLATASKVAVFAVMVRLFQISPAANTGVLSTVLTVIAIASILFGNLLALTQNNLKRLLGYSSIAHFGYLLIALVASKGLAVEAMGVYLVTYVITSLGAFGVITLMSSPFKGRDADALYEYRGLFWRRPYLTAVLTVMMLSLAGIPLTAGFIGKFYIVATGVEAHEWWLVASLVLGSAIGVFYYLRVMVTLYLIEPNLRRVDAELHWEQKAGGVMLLAIALLAFFLGVYPQPLLTLVQHAVLGV